Genomic DNA from Vreelandella subglaciescola:
CAGCACACCGTCACCAACGGCTTTGACATCACCGGCATTGCCAGCAGCCAATCGGTTGAGGCGAGTCAACACGCGCATAACAGCCCGACGATCCTTGATCTTGGTAGTATCCAGCCAAGCCTGGAACGGGTCGTGACCGTCAGCCGTGAGGTAGTGTGTCAGCTCTATCATCGGGAACACTGTAGCTCAAAAGCTACAAAAAGACAGGTAGCATACGCTCGAGACGCATGCATTTTCCACGTTTGGCGCGACCAAGCACTGATAGGGGCAAAATGCAGGCACAAAAAAAGACGCCTAAGCGTCTGATTTTAAAGTGGTGCCGGTGGCCGGACTCGAACCGGCACGCCCGAAGGCGGCGGATTTTGAATCCACTGCGTCTACCAATTCCACCACACCGGCAACAGGCGCGCATTATACGCCATCATCCTTTTACGTCAATTGTAACGCCTGACTTTATCGCGCCGAGGCGCTATCCTAGGCGCCCGGTTTTTTACCCGATCTTGCTCTTTTATCCTTTTGCCCACTGACTGAATCACGAGCCTTGCCATGCAGCGTGCCGACTTTGCCTACGAGCTACCCGAAGAGCTGATTGCCCGCTACCCGTCGGAGCAGCGCAGCGACTGCCGCCTGCTGTGCGTTGACGGCGAGGACGGGCAGATTGCTCACCGCCGCTTTCCCGACCTGCTGGAGCTGCTTGAACCCGGCGACCTGCTGGTATTCAACGACACCCGCGTGATTCCCGCCCGGCTTCACGGCCACAAGGCCAGCGGCGGCCGCGTGGAAATGCTGCTGGAGCGCCCGTTGGACACCCACCGTGGTTTAGCCCATCTGCGCGCCAGCAAGTCGCCCAAGCCCGGCACCGAGATTATCTTCGAAGGCGATATTCACGCCGTGGTAGAGGCCCGCCACGACGCGCTGTTCGAGCTGCGCTTTCTCGGCGAGACGCCGATGATTGCCCTGCTGGAGCGCCACGGCCACATGCCGCTGCCGCCTTACATCACCCGGGACGACGAGCTCAGCGACCGCGAGCGCTACCAGACCGTCTACGCCCGCCGCGACGGCGCCGTGGCCGCCCCCACCGCCGGGCTGCACTTTGACCAGCCGCTGCTTGATGCGCTGGCCGACAAAGGCGTCGACAGCGCCTTTGTTACCCTGCACGTTGGCGCCGGCACCTTTCAGCCGGTCCGCGCGGACGACATTCGCGACCACCACATGCACAGCGAATGGGTCGACGTTGACGACGCTGCCTGCCAGAAAGTGCGCGCCGCCAAGGCCGCCGGCAAGCGCGTTATTGCCGTAGGCACCACCGCCGTGCGCTGTCTGGAAAGCGCCTGCGGACAGCATGATCAGGGCAGCGCCGACGGCGGTATCGCCCCGTATCGCGGCGACACCGATATTTTCATTTATCCGGGCTACGAATGGCGCTGCGTTGACGCGCTGGTGACCAACTTTCACCTGCCCGAATCCACGCTGCTGATGCTGGTGTCGGCCTTTATCGGCTATGACACCACGCTACGCGCCTACCACACCGCCGTCGTCGAGCGTTACGCCTTTTTCAGCTACGGCGATGCCATGCTGCTAACGCGCGCCACGCCAGATACCTGTGCGACGGCTGAACTGAACGACCAACGGGATTAACGAGCTTCCCCATGCGAAACGAATGCTTTATGCGCTTTGAGCGCCTGGCCGAAGACGGCCGTGCACGCCGCGGCCGGCTGCACTTCCCCCGTGGCACGGTAGAAACCCCGGCGTTCATGCCGGTGGGCACCTACGGCACGGTAAAGGGGATGACGCCCGACTCGGTCGAGGAGATCGGCGCGGAGATTATTCTGGGCAACACCTTTCACCTGTGGCTGCGCCCCGGCGTCAAGGTGATCGAAGCCCACGGTGATCTGCACGACTTTGCCCAGTGGGACAAGCCGATTCTGACCGACTCCGGCGGTTTTCAGGTGTTCTCACTCGGCAAGACGCGCAAAATCACCGAAGAGGGCGTGCATTTTCGCTCGCCGGTAGACGGCGACAAAGTGTTCATGGGCCCGGAAGAGTCCATGGCGGTGCAGCGCTCGCTGGGCTCGGACGTGGTCATGATCTTTGACGAGTGCACGCCCTACCCGGCCACCTTTAGCGAAGCCGAACACTCCATGGAGCGCTCGCTGCGCTGGGCCCAGCGCTCGCGCGACGCCCATGGCGACTCGCCTTCGGCACTGTTCGGCATTATTCAGGGCGGGATGCATGAAGGCCTGCGCGAACGCTCGCTCAAAGGCCTGATGGATATCGGTTTTGACGGGCTGGCGGTCGGCGGGCTGTCCGTGGGCGAGCCCAAGGAAGACATGCTCAAGGTACTCGACTACCTGCCCGGCTGGATGCCCGACGATACCCCGCGTTACCTGATGGGTGTGGGCAAGCCGGAGGATCTGGTGGAAGGCGTGCGCCGCGGCGTGGACATGTTTGACTGCGTAATGCCCACCCGCAACGCACGCAACGGCCATTTGTTCAGCGCCGGAGGTACGGTCAAGATCCGCAATGCCAAACACCGCTTTGATACTCGCCCGCTGGAAGACGACTGCGACTGCCACACCTGCCAGCATTTTTCGCGGGGCTATCTGCACCATCTTGACCGCTGCAACGAAATGCTCGGCTCGATGCTCAATACCATCCATAATTTGCGCCATTACCAGCGACTTATGGCCGATTTGCGCGCGGCAATCGAAGCGGGTACATTGACGAGCTTCGTGGAGACTTTCTACGCCAAGCGTGGCCTGCCCGTGCCCCCGGCACCGAATTAACCGCTGCCCGGCCGGCACGTCGTTCTCGAAAAACAGCCCCATCTGCCTGTTTTCAGGCCAATTTAGACGCTATTTATCCGTCAACCCAGGAGTGTTTTGAATGCTGGACTTTTTCATTTCCCAGGCTCACGCCCAGGACGCCGGCGGCGCTGCCGGCGGCGGTATCGCCCAGATTGTCATGCTGGTCGGCTTTGTCGTGATTTTCTACTTCCTGCTGTGGCGCCCCCAGGCCAAGCGCGCCAAGCAGCACAAGCAGCTGATCGGCAATCTGGACAAAGGCGATGAAATCGTCATCGGCGGCGGCCTTGTCGGGCGCATCACCAAGGTCAGCGATGAATTTCTCAGCATCGAAATCGCCGACGGCACGACCGTGAACGTGCAGAAAAGCGCCGTTGCCTCCGTGCTGCCCAAGGGCACCATCAAGTCCATCTGACCATCGCGTCACCCCTGCCGGACGCCGCCTGTACACCGGCAGGGATGCCACGGTGAACGATGGCAAGCCTTGCTGCGCGCTGTGTTACAGCGCGCAGCATTCCGTTCGTTATTGAAGGCAGGGCTTACATGCTCAACCGTTACCCCCTGTGGAAGTATCTGATTATTCTGGTCGCTTTGCTGGCCGGCCTGATTTATTCACTTCCCAACCTGTTCCCCGAAGATCCCGCCATTCAGATCAGCACCCAGGACAGCGGCGCGCTAAGCGAGCGCAAGCTTGAGCGCGTGACCGATGCCCTGGACGACAGCGACATCGCCATAAAGGGCATCGAGCCACAAAACGATCAGTGGCTGCTACGGCTGACCAATGCTGACGACCAGCTGCGCGCCCGCGACATCATCAGCGAAACCCTTGACGACGAGGACGCCACCGTAGCGCTCAACCTCGCCGAGGCTACGCCGGGCTGGCTCAAGGCGTTCAACGCCTCGCCCATGACGCTGGGGCTTGATCTGCGCGGTGGCGTTCACTTTCTGCTCGAAGTGGATATGGAGGCAGCGCTCACCCAGCGCCTCGAAGTCAACGCCAGCGCCATGCGCGAACTGCTGCGCGAAGAGCGCATCCGCTACCGTAACACCGAGATCGACGATCGCTCGCTGTCGCTTGAGTTTGCCAGCGCCGATGACCGCGATGCGGCCCGCCGCCTGATCACGCGTGACTTCCCCGAGTTTGATTATCAAAGCGAAGGCGAAGACCGTGGTGCACGTCTGGTCATGTCGCTGACCGATCAGAAAGTCAACGAGATCCAGGACTACGCCATCAACCAGAACCTCACGACGCTGCGTAACCGCGTCAACGAGCTGGGCGTATCTGAACCCAAGGTGCAGCGCCAGGGGCCCAACCGCATCGTCGTGGAACTGCCCGGCGTGCAGGACACCACCGCGGCCAAGCGCATCGTCGGCGCCACGGCCAACCTGGAGTTTCGCCTGGAAGCGCGCCCCGATACACCCGAGCGTGAAACCGAAACCATCGCGTTTCGCAATGCGCCGGAGCGCGAGGGCACCGTACTTCGCGATGTCATCATCACCGGTGACAGCGTTTCCAGTGCCAGCCAGAGCTTTGATGAAAACGGCGGCGCCCAGGTCAGCATCAACCTGGACGGCACCGGCGGCACGCTGATGAACCGCGCCACACGCACCAATATCGGCCGCAACATGGCCGTGGTCTTCATTGAGCACAAAAGCGAAGACCGCGTGGTCACCGACCCGGACACCGGCGAGAAAACCACCGTCCGCGATCCCTACGTGGAACGTGGCATCATCAGCATGGCCACCATCCAGAGCGCTTTTGGCAACAGCTTCCGCATCACCGGGCTGGACTCTTCCTCCGAGTCGTCGGAGCTCGCCCTGCTGCTGCGTTCGGGCTCGCTTGCCGCGCCGATCTACTTCGTGCAGGAGCGCACCATCGGCCCCAGCCTGGGGCAGAAAAACATCGAGCGCGGCCTGCTTTCGGTACAGATTGGCCTGCTGCTCGTCGTCATTTTCATGCTGGTGCGCTACAAGGTGTTCGGCATCTTCGCCAACATCGCGCTGGCGTTTAACCTGACGCTGCTGGTCGCCGTCATGTCGCTGCTGGGCGCGACGCTGACGCTGCCCGGGATTGCCGGTATCGTCTTGACGCTGGGGATGGCGGTCGATGCCAACGTGCTGATATTCGAGCGTATCCGTGAAGAATTGCGCAACGGGCTTTCCGTCCAGCAGGCGATCCACGCCGGCTATGAGCGCGCCTTCACCTCGATCATCGATGCCAACATCACCACGCTGCTGGTCGCGGTGATCCTCTTCTCGATTGGTACCGGGCCGGTCAAGGGCTTTGCCGTTACGCTTTCCATCGGCATCCTGACCTCCATGTTCACAGCGCTTCTGGTCTCGCGCGCCATGGTCAATCTGACCTACGGCGGCAAGCCGGTGAAAAAGCTCTGGATTTGATTCCCGGCGCACAGCACAGACTTAAAGAGGTGGTAATGAAATCCCTGACAAACCGGCAAATCGACTTTATGGGGCGGCGCACGCTGGCGCTGATCCTTTCGGGCATTATGCTGCTGGTATCGATTGGCGCCCTTCTGTTTCAGCAGCTCAACCTGGGGCTGGACTTTACCGGCGGCACCCTGATTGAGGTGCGCTACGCCACGGCACCGGCGCTTGACGGCATTCGCCAGACCCTTGAACAAAGCGGCTTTCAAGACGTGGCCGTGCAGACGTTCGGCGCCACAACCGAGGTGCTGATCCGACTGCAGCAGGCCTTTGATGCCGACGTGGGCGACAGCGTCGTTACGCTGCTGCGCGACTCCGGTGCCAGCGTTGAACTGGTACGCGCCGAATTCGTCGGCGCTCAGGTGGGTGACCAGCTGCGCGACCAGAGCGGCCTGGGCATGCTGGTGGCACTGGGCGTGGTCATGCTCTACGTAGCGTTCCGCTTTCAGTACAAGTTTGCCATTGGCGCGCTGTTCGCTCTGCTGCACGACGTGATCATCGTGATTGGCCTCTTCGCGCTGTTCGGGCTTGAGTTTGACCTGACGGTGCTGGCCGCGATTCTGGCGGTCATCGGCTACTCGCTGAACGACACGATTGTCGTCTATGACCGCATTCGCGAGACCATTCGCACCTCGCAGCTCACCGACATGCCCCAGATCTTCAACGAGGCGATCAACGCCACGCTGTCGCGCACGCTGGCCACCTCGGGCACCACGCTGCTGGTACTGCTGGCGCTGCTGGTGCTCGGCGGCGACATGATCGAGAACTTCGCCATTGCCCTGTTGATCGGCATCGTGGTGGGCACGTTCTCGTCGATCTACATCTCCGGCGCGCTGCTGATTCCGCTGAAGCTAAGCCGCGAAGACCTGATCCCGCCGCAAAAAACCCACGACGAAGAAGAGGAAGAGCTGCCTTAGCCGTTTTT
This window encodes:
- a CDS encoding type II toxin-antitoxin system RelE/ParE family toxin, with the protein product MIELTHYLTADGHDPFQAWLDTTKIKDRRAVMRVLTRLNRLAAGNAGDVKAVGDGVLELRIDYGPGYRVYYAKVGRRLVMLLIGGTKKRQQNDIEQAQAFLVDHRRRART
- the queA gene encoding tRNA preQ1(34) S-adenosylmethionine ribosyltransferase-isomerase QueA → MQRADFAYELPEELIARYPSEQRSDCRLLCVDGEDGQIAHRRFPDLLELLEPGDLLVFNDTRVIPARLHGHKASGGRVEMLLERPLDTHRGLAHLRASKSPKPGTEIIFEGDIHAVVEARHDALFELRFLGETPMIALLERHGHMPLPPYITRDDELSDRERYQTVYARRDGAVAAPTAGLHFDQPLLDALADKGVDSAFVTLHVGAGTFQPVRADDIRDHHMHSEWVDVDDAACQKVRAAKAAGKRVIAVGTTAVRCLESACGQHDQGSADGGIAPYRGDTDIFIYPGYEWRCVDALVTNFHLPESTLLMLVSAFIGYDTTLRAYHTAVVERYAFFSYGDAMLLTRATPDTCATAELNDQRD
- the tgt gene encoding tRNA guanosine(34) transglycosylase Tgt, yielding MRNECFMRFERLAEDGRARRGRLHFPRGTVETPAFMPVGTYGTVKGMTPDSVEEIGAEIILGNTFHLWLRPGVKVIEAHGDLHDFAQWDKPILTDSGGFQVFSLGKTRKITEEGVHFRSPVDGDKVFMGPEESMAVQRSLGSDVVMIFDECTPYPATFSEAEHSMERSLRWAQRSRDAHGDSPSALFGIIQGGMHEGLRERSLKGLMDIGFDGLAVGGLSVGEPKEDMLKVLDYLPGWMPDDTPRYLMGVGKPEDLVEGVRRGVDMFDCVMPTRNARNGHLFSAGGTVKIRNAKHRFDTRPLEDDCDCHTCQHFSRGYLHHLDRCNEMLGSMLNTIHNLRHYQRLMADLRAAIEAGTLTSFVETFYAKRGLPVPPAPN
- the yajC gene encoding preprotein translocase subunit YajC, encoding MLDFFISQAHAQDAGGAAGGGIAQIVMLVGFVVIFYFLLWRPQAKRAKQHKQLIGNLDKGDEIVIGGGLVGRITKVSDEFLSIEIADGTTVNVQKSAVASVLPKGTIKSI
- the secD gene encoding protein translocase subunit SecD is translated as MLNRYPLWKYLIILVALLAGLIYSLPNLFPEDPAIQISTQDSGALSERKLERVTDALDDSDIAIKGIEPQNDQWLLRLTNADDQLRARDIISETLDDEDATVALNLAEATPGWLKAFNASPMTLGLDLRGGVHFLLEVDMEAALTQRLEVNASAMRELLREERIRYRNTEIDDRSLSLEFASADDRDAARRLITRDFPEFDYQSEGEDRGARLVMSLTDQKVNEIQDYAINQNLTTLRNRVNELGVSEPKVQRQGPNRIVVELPGVQDTTAAKRIVGATANLEFRLEARPDTPERETETIAFRNAPEREGTVLRDVIITGDSVSSASQSFDENGGAQVSINLDGTGGTLMNRATRTNIGRNMAVVFIEHKSEDRVVTDPDTGEKTTVRDPYVERGIISMATIQSAFGNSFRITGLDSSSESSELALLLRSGSLAAPIYFVQERTIGPSLGQKNIERGLLSVQIGLLLVVIFMLVRYKVFGIFANIALAFNLTLLVAVMSLLGATLTLPGIAGIVLTLGMAVDANVLIFERIREELRNGLSVQQAIHAGYERAFTSIIDANITTLLVAVILFSIGTGPVKGFAVTLSIGILTSMFTALLVSRAMVNLTYGGKPVKKLWI
- the secF gene encoding protein translocase subunit SecF, with the translated sequence MKSLTNRQIDFMGRRTLALILSGIMLLVSIGALLFQQLNLGLDFTGGTLIEVRYATAPALDGIRQTLEQSGFQDVAVQTFGATTEVLIRLQQAFDADVGDSVVTLLRDSGASVELVRAEFVGAQVGDQLRDQSGLGMLVALGVVMLYVAFRFQYKFAIGALFALLHDVIIVIGLFALFGLEFDLTVLAAILAVIGYSLNDTIVVYDRIRETIRTSQLTDMPQIFNEAINATLSRTLATSGTTLLVLLALLVLGGDMIENFAIALLIGIVVGTFSSIYISGALLIPLKLSREDLIPPQKTHDEEEEELP